CCCCAGTGACCTGGCCCTCGACGGTCGCGCCGAGTCCCAGCGGCACCGCCACGAACTGGCGGACCGTGCCCGAGCCGGAGTTGATGCCGTCCAGCCAGGGCTGGCGGGGGAGCACCAGGTAGTTCTGCGGATCCCGGCTCAGCCGGTCGCTCCACGGCTCGCCCGACACCGCGCACACCTTGCCCACGCCGACCTGGAGGGCCGCCGGCCGCGCCGTCCCCGCAAAGCTCAGCCACATCGCCTCCCGCAGGTACACCGGCAGCATCACGCCACCCCGCGCCCGCCACGCCTCGGGCACGGTGTCGGGAAAGTCCGCGACCCGCCGCACCGGGAACTCGCCGAGCCCCGGCGGCAGCGGATGGGTGCCCGACTCGGGCAGCCGCAGGGTCCGTACGAACCGCACCGTCACCCCACCGGGCAGCCGCAGTGTGTTCCCCTCGACCCGCACGATCCCGTCCGTCATCGGCCCGCCCCCTCGCTCCCGGTGCCCGGAACGCCTGCCGCCTCCCGGTGCCCGTGTCAGGGAGAACGACGGGCGAGGGCTCGGAGGTTCCGGCGCAGGGCCCGCAGCGCCCCGGAGGCGCGCACGCCCTCCCGCAGCCGGTCCAGGCGCGGCAGCCGCGCGCGCTGCTCGCGCGAGACCCGGTCCAGCTCCTCGAAGAGGCGGCGGGTGCGGTGCTCGGTGTCCAGTTCGTCGAGGATGCGGTCGACCTCGGTCAGGACCGCGCCGTGCAGCTGCCACTGCCGCTCGTCGCGCCTGACCTCCTCCAGGAGGAGCTGCGCGAGCTTGTCCCGGGTCGCCGTCGCGGTCTGGAGCCCGGACGCCAGCCGCGCCTCGGCCGACTGCGCGTTGCGGCTGACGTCGCTGGTGACCAGCACCGCGAAGCTGACCACGGCGTCCGCGACCTCGCCGAGCAGCTGTTCGACGACGGCGCCGGTGCCCGGCCCGAACAGCGGCTCAGGGTCCCGCCGCTTGGCGAGGTCGGTGAAGGTGCGAGCGAGCACCCGCAGCACCACCGTGCAGATCTCCAGCGTGTCGAGACCGGTCCGCAGCACCACCCGGTGCAGCAGCCCCTCCCTGACCCGCGGATTGAGCCGCAGACTGTCCTCGGCCTGCCGCAGCGCCGCGTCCACCTCGACGATGTCGTGGTCGAGCCTGCGCGCCTCGTACAGCCGTTCGGTGGCCCGGTCGACGGGGGTGCGGCCCGCCGCCTCCTCGCCCATCCGCAGCATCAGCAGCCGCACCCGCCGGGCCAGCCCCTCGATCGACTCGCCCGCCTCGTCCACCCACACGGGCGGCGCGAGCAGCAGGTTGCAGGCGAGCCCGACGACCGCGCCGATCAACGTCTCCACCACCCGGTCCCAGGCGGTGTCGCCGACGGCGGTGACCCCGAGGACCAGCATCGCGCTGATCGCCACCTCGGGCACGTACTCGTGCACCCGCACCAGATGGCCGACCCCGAGTGAGGCCACGATGAGCAGCGCGAGGCTCCACCAGGTCAGGCCGACCAGCAGACTGAACCCGATGGCCACCAGCACGCCCGCGACCACGGCGTTCACCCGGCGGATGCCGTTGGTGAGGGTGGCGTAGAGGGTGACCTGCACGACGAGCAGCGCGGTGAGGGGCGCGGTGAGCGGCGCCGCCTCGGAGCTGATGCGCAGGGCGACGACGTACGCGACCGTCGCCGCGACGGCCGAACGCAGCGTCTGGACCACCACCGGGTCCCGGTGGCGGCCGAGAAGGTCCTTCAGGACCGCCGTCGCCTCACGTAGATCGCGCATCCTCGGGCTGTTCCCCGTCCGCGCGGGACTCGAACATGATCACGCGGAGAGAACGGCTGTCGGCCTCCGTACGGCGTCGCCCCCCGGCGTCGCCCCCCGGCCCCGGCCCCG
The sequence above is a segment of the Streptomyces griseoviridis genome. Coding sequences within it:
- a CDS encoding FUSC family protein, with protein sequence MRDLREATAVLKDLLGRHRDPVVVQTLRSAVAATVAYVVALRISSEAAPLTAPLTALLVVQVTLYATLTNGIRRVNAVVAGVLVAIGFSLLVGLTWWSLALLIVASLGVGHLVRVHEYVPEVAISAMLVLGVTAVGDTAWDRVVETLIGAVVGLACNLLLAPPVWVDEAGESIEGLARRVRLLMLRMGEEAAGRTPVDRATERLYEARRLDHDIVEVDAALRQAEDSLRLNPRVREGLLHRVVLRTGLDTLEICTVVLRVLARTFTDLAKRRDPEPLFGPGTGAVVEQLLGEVADAVVSFAVLVTSDVSRNAQSAEARLASGLQTATATRDKLAQLLLEEVRRDERQWQLHGAVLTEVDRILDELDTEHRTRRLFEELDRVSREQRARLPRLDRLREGVRASGALRALRRNLRALARRSP